The genomic region TGAGGATGAGTATAGGGATGGGTTGGCACCGTTGGCTGTGTTTGAGGTTGTTGATAACCCTGAGCAGGCGTTGGCGAGGCTTAAGCATGCGAGGGATAGGTGGAGGGGTGTTAGGCTGTACGCAGTTGTTAGGGATGAGGGTGTGAGGAGGGAGTTGGAGAGGGTGTTGAGGGGCTCATTCCATGAGCTTAGGAGGAAAGTTAGGGTGATAATGCTTGACGAGCTCAGGGGGCTCGTTCAGGACCTTAAGAGGCATGGTGAGTTGGTTAGGGAGTTCGTGATGCTTGATAAGGATTAGGCATTATCATCTAAATAGCCTATTGTGGCCGCGGTAATGTTTATATAATGCACTGGCGATTTAATAACGTGACTGGGAGGGCAATTACCGAGGAGGTTAACGTTAGGGCCATGGTTGGTGGTATGCTTGGCTGGATGGTTGATGTCTTCGACTTAACACTGGTCCTATTCATAGCCTCAGTCCTCGGTATATACTTCTTCCCACCAACGAATCTAATCGCCAGGTTACTCTTCGTCTTCGCCTCATACTCGCTGACCCTGCTTGCCAGGCCTTTGGGTGGTATTATATTTGGTCACGTGGCCGATAGGATTGGTAGGAGGCTCACCATGATGGTCACGTTAATGGGTTTGGGCATATCCTCAGCCTTAACCGGCGCGTTACCCACTTATCAAGAGGTTGGCTTATTGGCCACCGTGCTCTTCGTACTACTTAGGCTCCTGGTCGGCGTGTTCGTTGGCGGTGAGGTGAGTGGTTCGCACCTTGTGGCTATTGAGAGTTCATCACCCAGGTATAGGGGCTTGGTTAGTGGTGTAATCGAGAGCGGTTATTACTGGGGGTATGCACTCGCGGCATTCACCTTCGCTTCGCTAAGGGATTACTTCGGCACAAGGGCCTTCGTGGCCTATGGCTGGAGGTATGCCTTCCTCATAGGCCTCGTGGTCGCCGTAGTAGGCATCCTACTGAGGCTCACGGTTGATGAACCAAGCATATACAGGGAATTGAAGAGTGCCGGTAGGGTTTCTAGGGCACCCGTCATTGAGTTCTTTAGGAGGGGTTACCGCGATGCGTTAATAGCCCTACTCCTACTCGCCGGAATCTTCTGGGTTGCCTATGCAACCCTCGGCTTCCTACCAACATACTTACAAACCTTCCTAAGGATGCCCCTATCCACGGTGTTCTGGGGATTGACCTACGCATCACTCATTGGCGGTGTGATAACGATAATTGGTGGCGTGTTGAGTAATGTGATTAGGAGGAAGTACGCATTCCTATACTACTCATTAATAGGTATTATACTCGCCTATCCATTAACGGTGGTTTTGAGGAGTTCCTTCTCAGCCCTCGTGGTCTCAGCCGGCATTTTAACGAGTGTAATGGGTACGGGCGGTGTCATGCTCGTGTACCTAGCCGAGCTATTCCCAACCCGGTTCAGGGGCTCCGCAATAGGCTTCCTGTGGAACATGGC from Vulcanisaeta distributa DSM 14429 harbors:
- a CDS encoding MFS transporter, which gives rise to MTGRAITEEVNVRAMVGGMLGWMVDVFDLTLVLFIASVLGIYFFPPTNLIARLLFVFASYSLTLLARPLGGIIFGHVADRIGRRLTMMVTLMGLGISSALTGALPTYQEVGLLATVLFVLLRLLVGVFVGGEVSGSHLVAIESSSPRYRGLVSGVIESGYYWGYALAAFTFASLRDYFGTRAFVAYGWRYAFLIGLVVAVVGILLRLTVDEPSIYRELKSAGRVSRAPVIEFFRRGYRDALIALLLLAGIFWVAYATLGFLPTYLQTFLRMPLSTVFWGLTYASLIGGVITIIGGVLSNVIRRKYAFLYYSLIGIILAYPLTVVLRSSFSALVVSAGILTSVMGTGGVMLVYLAELFPTRFRGSAIGFLWNMASIGATAALLTAPFWLRLGLVIGYSVMLIVGFVIAIVGTAITRDNTGIELRRLDEVS